A window of Prolixibacter sp. SD074 contains these coding sequences:
- the pbpC gene encoding penicillin-binding protein 1C has product MTMKKLRGRKKWKIYVGGGLLALFVLWWFSLPDPLFSDPCSTVIESRDGALLGAHIAEDGQWRFPEIKSLPGKYKTAVLAFEDEHFYRHPGVNPLALGRAMIQNIRNGRIVSGGSTITMQLIRLSRKGKQRNLWQKLVEMALAVRAEVRYSKDEILRLYASHAPFGGNVVGLDAAAWRYYGRSPDQLSWSEAATLAVLPNAPSLMYPGRKNKLLLAKRNRLLDRLQQQGKIDSMTCRLAKQEELPQKIYAIPRTAPQLLNRVLKEHSGERIKTTVGRNLQQHVNDVVRQHLVSLKANGVFNAAALVMNVENGEVLAYVGNDPDRSGGDHGEDVDVVTAPRSSGSILKPFLYAAMQDDGLILPNTLIPDIPTNIGGFSPQNFDLKFEGAVPASMALSKSLNIPAVRMLRDFGVDRFHSLLKRLHFSTLNQPAGHYGLSLILGGGEVDLWNLAGAYSSLGRILIHNETMDGKALANDFREPSYQEKSYSKLEAKNIPISAGAAWLTFEALVKVHRPSEEAGWESFASSRKVAWKTGTSFGFRDGWAVGLDRNYLVAVWCGNADGEGRPGLTGTTAAAPILFDIFHSLPAGKWFMQPADEMVAVPLCRESGYRMGPYCVHPDTTWIMPKGLNTKACPFHRLVHLDPTGKWQVTSECVPVDQMIHRSWLVLPPVMEWYYKRRNPLYKSLPPFRPDCAETPASKVMEMIYPRENNQVFVPIQLDGTPGKVILEAAHSNPYAVIYWHLDDKYLGETTGKHQVPVSPSVGKHLITLIDDQGNELEKTIVIVAGRNK; this is encoded by the coding sequence ATGACAATGAAGAAGTTGAGGGGGCGGAAAAAGTGGAAGATTTATGTTGGCGGTGGACTGCTGGCTCTTTTTGTGCTTTGGTGGTTTAGCCTGCCCGATCCGCTTTTTTCGGACCCTTGCTCTACCGTTATCGAAAGCAGGGATGGAGCGCTGCTTGGAGCACACATCGCGGAAGACGGGCAATGGCGTTTCCCCGAAATCAAATCGCTGCCGGGAAAGTACAAAACCGCGGTCCTCGCTTTTGAGGATGAGCATTTTTACCGGCATCCCGGGGTCAATCCGCTGGCACTGGGGCGTGCGATGATTCAGAATATCCGGAACGGGCGGATTGTCAGTGGGGGAAGCACCATTACCATGCAACTCATTCGCCTTTCCCGGAAGGGAAAACAGCGTAACCTTTGGCAAAAACTGGTGGAAATGGCGCTGGCTGTCCGTGCCGAGGTCCGTTATTCCAAAGATGAAATTCTGCGTTTATATGCTTCCCATGCCCCTTTCGGGGGAAATGTTGTCGGGCTGGACGCAGCGGCCTGGCGGTACTACGGTCGCAGCCCTGACCAATTGTCGTGGAGTGAAGCCGCGACGCTGGCCGTTTTGCCCAACGCACCTTCGCTGATGTATCCCGGCAGGAAAAACAAGCTGTTGCTGGCGAAACGAAACCGGTTGCTTGACCGGCTGCAGCAACAGGGAAAAATTGACTCGATGACCTGCCGGCTGGCCAAACAGGAGGAGCTTCCGCAGAAAATATATGCCATTCCGCGAACCGCCCCACAGTTGCTGAACCGGGTTTTGAAAGAACATTCAGGAGAACGCATTAAAACGACTGTAGGCCGTAATCTGCAGCAGCATGTGAACGATGTGGTCCGGCAGCATTTGGTATCGCTAAAAGCCAACGGCGTTTTCAATGCGGCGGCTCTGGTGATGAATGTGGAGAACGGGGAGGTGCTGGCTTATGTCGGGAACGATCCGGACCGAAGTGGCGGCGACCACGGAGAAGATGTGGATGTGGTAACCGCACCGCGAAGTTCGGGGAGTATCCTGAAACCGTTTCTTTATGCAGCTATGCAGGATGATGGTTTGATCCTGCCCAATACGCTGATTCCGGATATTCCGACGAATATCGGCGGTTTCAGTCCGCAAAATTTTGACCTGAAATTCGAAGGTGCTGTTCCTGCTTCCATGGCATTGTCCAAATCGCTAAATATTCCGGCCGTCCGTATGTTGCGTGATTTCGGCGTCGACCGTTTTCATTCATTACTGAAGCGATTGCACTTTTCCACACTAAACCAACCTGCGGGGCATTACGGACTTTCGCTGATTTTGGGCGGAGGCGAAGTGGATTTGTGGAATTTGGCCGGAGCTTATTCCTCATTGGGGCGCATCCTGATACACAACGAAACGATGGACGGCAAAGCGTTAGCGAATGATTTCAGGGAACCGTCTTATCAGGAAAAGAGCTATTCGAAACTGGAAGCGAAAAATATTCCGATTTCGGCCGGAGCCGCGTGGTTGACTTTTGAAGCGTTGGTGAAAGTGCACCGTCCGTCGGAAGAAGCCGGCTGGGAATCATTTGCCTCTTCCCGGAAGGTTGCCTGGAAGACCGGGACCAGCTTTGGCTTTCGTGATGGCTGGGCTGTTGGGCTGGACCGGAATTACCTGGTGGCTGTTTGGTGTGGCAATGCCGATGGCGAAGGCCGTCCCGGCCTGACCGGAACGACAGCAGCTGCCCCCATCCTGTTCGATATTTTTCATTCGCTTCCTGCCGGGAAATGGTTCATGCAGCCGGCAGATGAAATGGTCGCTGTTCCTCTGTGTCGCGAAAGCGGATACCGGATGGGACCGTATTGTGTGCATCCGGATACGACCTGGATTATGCCAAAAGGATTGAACACAAAAGCCTGTCCGTTTCACCGGCTGGTGCATCTCGATCCTACCGGGAAATGGCAGGTTACCAGTGAGTGTGTGCCGGTGGACCAGATGATTCACCGCTCGTGGCTTGTGTTGCCCCCGGTAATGGAGTGGTACTATAAGAGGAGAAATCCGCTGTACAAATCATTGCCGCCCTTCCGCCCCGATTGTGCCGAAACGCCTGCGTCGAAAGTGATGGAAATGATCTATCCGCGTGAGAACAACCAGGTTTTTGTGCCAATACAGCTGGATGGTACGCCGGGGAAAGTCATTCTCGAAGCCGCTCATTCTAATCCTTATGCGGTGATTTACTGGCACCTCGATGATAAATATCTCGGAGAAACAACCGGGAAACACCAGGTACCGGTTAGTCCTTCTGTGGGAAAACATCTAATCACTTTGATTGATGACCAGGGAAATGAATTGGAAAAGACGATTGTGATAGTGGCCGGGAGAAACAAATAG
- a CDS encoding inorganic pyrophosphatase, whose protein sequence is MADKFSDPIGRLMGLRYKSHPWHGVHIGSEAPEKVTAYIEVVPTDTVKYEVDKDTGYLKIDRPQRYSNVVPALYGFIPQTYCGKQVGAFCSDKTGRANIKGDGDPIDIVVLTEKAIHHGDILVSARPIGGFRMIDKNEADDKIIAVLDNDFVYGHFTSLKDVPENIIIRLKHYFLTYKDIPDEVRNSEITHIYEHDEAMEVIKRSISDYSQRFENLGKLLSLDD, encoded by the coding sequence ATGGCTGATAAATTTTCGGATCCGATAGGCCGGCTGATGGGCTTGCGCTACAAATCGCACCCCTGGCATGGTGTACATATCGGAAGTGAAGCCCCGGAAAAAGTGACCGCCTATATTGAGGTGGTTCCGACAGATACCGTTAAATATGAGGTAGACAAAGATACAGGCTATCTGAAGATCGACCGCCCCCAGCGATATTCCAATGTGGTTCCTGCGCTGTACGGATTTATTCCGCAGACCTATTGTGGTAAGCAGGTTGGTGCCTTTTGTAGTGATAAAACCGGCCGGGCCAATATTAAAGGCGATGGCGATCCGATTGACATTGTTGTATTGACTGAGAAAGCCATTCATCATGGTGATATACTGGTATCGGCCCGTCCCATTGGAGGTTTTCGGATGATTGATAAGAACGAAGCGGATGATAAAATCATTGCTGTTCTGGACAATGACTTTGTTTACGGCCATTTTACTTCGCTGAAAGATGTTCCCGAAAACATCATCATCCGGTTGAAACATTATTTCCTTACCTATAAGGATATCCCGGATGAAGTCCGTAATTCGGAGATTACGCATATCTATGAACATGATGAGGCGATGGAAGTCATCAAACGTTCTATTTCAGATTACAGTCAGCGATTTGAAAACTTAGGCAAACTTTTGTCGCTCGACGATTAA
- a CDS encoding dihydrofolate reductase — MIHQNISIIVAIAKNYAIGSNNNLLFYLPDDLKRFKQITTGHPIIMGKNTLLSLPNGALPNRRNIVISQSLDSFEGVEIVRSIEEAVEKVKNEEEAFVIGGGMIYEQFYPIAGKLYLTLVHEKFDADTFFPEIDYTEWEELEREEHHNKKNNFDYTYLTLQR; from the coding sequence ATGATTCATCAGAATATCTCTATCATTGTAGCCATTGCCAAAAACTATGCAATTGGTAGCAACAATAATCTGCTGTTTTATTTACCTGATGATCTGAAACGATTCAAGCAGATTACAACCGGCCATCCTATTATCATGGGAAAAAATACGTTGCTGTCTCTCCCAAATGGTGCGCTTCCCAACCGAAGAAATATTGTTATTTCACAATCCCTGGATTCATTCGAAGGTGTTGAAATTGTTCGGAGTATTGAAGAAGCCGTTGAAAAGGTAAAAAACGAAGAGGAAGCATTTGTTATCGGCGGAGGTATGATTTACGAACAATTCTATCCTATTGCCGGAAAACTCTACCTAACGCTGGTACACGAGAAGTTTGATGCCGATACTTTTTTCCCTGAGATAGACTATACCGAATGGGAAGAACTGGAACGGGAAGAGCATCACAACAAAAAGAATAATTTCGATTACACTTACCTCACGCTTCAGCGTTAA
- a CDS encoding thymidylate synthase: MKQYLDLLQHVLDTGAPREDRTGTGTLSVFGHQMRFDLSEGFPALTTKKLHLKSIIHELLWFLKGETNVKYLQENGVRIWNEWADGNGELGPIYGYQWRSWPTPKGEHIDQISRAIDQIKNNPLSRRIIVSAWNVGQLEEMNLPPCHILFQFYVNDGKLSCQLYQRSADIFLGVPFNIASYALLTMMMAQVTGLKPGDFVHTLGDAHIYNSHLEQVKLQLTREPYPLPQMKINPEVNSISDFKYEDFELVNYHAHPHIKGKVSV, translated from the coding sequence GTGAAACAGTACCTCGATTTACTTCAACATGTTCTCGATACCGGCGCTCCGCGCGAAGACCGCACCGGGACCGGTACGTTAAGTGTTTTCGGTCACCAGATGCGTTTTGATTTGTCGGAGGGTTTTCCGGCATTGACTACAAAAAAGCTGCACCTGAAGTCGATTATTCACGAACTACTTTGGTTCCTGAAAGGTGAAACCAACGTAAAGTATTTACAGGAAAACGGCGTACGAATCTGGAATGAATGGGCTGACGGGAATGGCGAACTGGGACCGATTTATGGTTACCAGTGGCGCTCGTGGCCCACACCGAAAGGGGAACACATCGACCAAATTTCACGGGCCATCGACCAGATAAAAAATAATCCTCTGTCGCGCCGCATCATTGTGAGCGCCTGGAATGTGGGCCAGCTCGAGGAAATGAATTTGCCGCCGTGCCATATCCTCTTTCAGTTTTATGTGAACGATGGCAAACTTTCTTGTCAATTATACCAGCGTAGTGCTGATATTTTCCTGGGCGTACCGTTCAACATTGCCTCTTATGCTTTGCTGACCATGATGATGGCGCAGGTAACCGGATTGAAACCGGGCGACTTTGTGCATACCTTAGGTGATGCGCATATCTATAATAGCCACCTTGAGCAGGTAAAACTGCAATTGACGCGTGAACCTTACCCGCTGCCGCAGATGAAAATCAATCCGGAAGTAAACAGCATTTCCGATTTCAAATATGAGGACTTCGAGCTGGTGAACTACCACGCCCATCCGCACATTAAAGGAAAAGTTTCGGTATGA
- a CDS encoding NupC/NupG family nucleoside CNT transporter produces MKKLLVWSVPGILLLLPGRLEAAINISALHTNAFIASLNTSLVSGQAGGTGNAPDITQILSHTRGISMESFLRGILGMFTLLLIGWLFSKNRRAIDWKGVSIGLAIQIGLAVGVLYVPFIQGFFEFFGKIFVKILDFTRDGSTFLLGDLMNTSSYGYIFAFQVLPTIIFFSALTSLLFYLGVIQKVVYGLAWVMTKALKISGAESLSVAGNIFLGQTESPLMIKEYLGKMNRSEVFLVMVGGMATLAGGVLAAYIDFLGGNDPQMRLLFAKHLLSASVMAAPGAVVISKILVPQTEEINSDVNIPKEKVGANMLDAISNGTAQGLKLALNVAGMLLVFIAFMAFVNYILDGFIGRYTGLNHWVDNVTNGQYTGFNLQFILGYLFSPLMWLIGVAKDDITLVGQLLGEKVIINEFIGYTSLAKMDAASAFADPKSIIMATYMLCGFANFSSIGIQIGGIGSLAPSRRVWLSEFGFRALLAGTLASLMSATIIGTIMG; encoded by the coding sequence ATGAAGAAGTTGTTGGTGTGGAGCGTCCCCGGAATACTGTTGCTCCTCCCCGGACGCCTTGAGGCAGCCATTAACATTAGTGCGCTCCATACGAACGCCTTTATCGCCAGCCTTAACACCTCCCTCGTTTCAGGACAGGCCGGCGGCACAGGCAATGCACCCGATATTACCCAAATTCTTTCCCATACCCGTGGGATTTCTATGGAATCGTTTCTTCGTGGCATTTTGGGAATGTTTACATTACTCCTCATCGGCTGGCTTTTCAGTAAAAACCGGAGGGCCATCGACTGGAAAGGCGTAAGTATCGGACTGGCTATACAAATAGGCCTCGCTGTTGGTGTACTCTACGTTCCATTTATCCAGGGATTTTTTGAATTCTTTGGAAAAATATTTGTCAAAATTCTCGACTTCACCCGCGATGGCAGCACCTTCCTCCTGGGCGATTTGATGAACACCAGCTCATATGGTTACATCTTCGCTTTCCAGGTATTGCCCACCATTATTTTCTTCTCGGCACTCACCAGTTTACTTTTTTACCTGGGCGTGATTCAAAAGGTTGTTTACGGTTTAGCCTGGGTAATGACCAAAGCCCTGAAAATATCAGGTGCCGAGAGCCTTTCCGTTGCCGGGAATATTTTCCTCGGGCAAACGGAGTCGCCACTGATGATTAAAGAGTACCTCGGTAAGATGAACCGATCGGAGGTTTTCCTGGTCATGGTGGGGGGAATGGCCACATTGGCCGGCGGTGTTTTGGCGGCTTACATCGATTTCCTGGGCGGGAATGATCCGCAGATGCGATTACTCTTCGCCAAACATTTGCTTTCCGCTTCGGTGATGGCTGCTCCGGGTGCTGTGGTGATTTCCAAAATATTGGTTCCGCAAACCGAAGAAATTAACTCCGACGTCAATATTCCCAAAGAGAAAGTGGGCGCCAACATGCTCGACGCCATCTCAAATGGTACAGCACAGGGATTAAAGCTTGCTCTTAACGTTGCCGGTATGCTGCTGGTATTCATTGCATTCATGGCGTTTGTCAATTACATCCTCGACGGTTTCATCGGGCGATATACCGGATTAAACCACTGGGTCGACAACGTTACTAACGGCCAATACACGGGATTTAACCTCCAGTTTATTCTGGGCTACCTGTTCTCTCCGCTGATGTGGCTCATTGGTGTTGCGAAAGATGACATTACCCTGGTGGGACAGTTATTAGGTGAAAAAGTGATCATCAACGAATTTATCGGATATACCAGCCTAGCCAAAATGGATGCCGCGTCGGCTTTTGCCGATCCCAAATCCATCATCATGGCCACGTACATGTTGTGTGGTTTTGCCAATTTTAGTTCCATCGGAATTCAGATTGGCGGAATTGGTTCGCTGGCGCCATCACGCAGGGTATGGCTATCCGAATTTGGTTTCCGTGCGCTGCTGGCCGGTACACTGGCATCATTGATGTCAGCGACCATCATCGGTACCATTATGGGATAG
- a CDS encoding bifunctional nuclease family protein: MRKIKLNILGLSYSQTQSGAYALVLSEEDGNRRIPIIIGAVEAQAIAIQLEGLKPPRPLTHDLFLNTALAFHINVVEVFIHKLEEGIFYAELVCQQNGNKITVDSRTSDAVALALRFECPIYTTEDILDKAGIILDFEEEESSGEENPDPEKEMVGPEEDEDSDYSVYSTEELNTMLDKAVSEEDYEKASEIRDEIQRRKRKK; the protein is encoded by the coding sequence ATGAGAAAAATAAAACTTAATATTCTTGGATTATCCTACAGTCAAACCCAGTCGGGGGCTTATGCTCTTGTGCTGTCGGAAGAAGATGGTAACAGGAGAATTCCAATCATAATCGGCGCCGTAGAGGCGCAGGCAATTGCGATTCAACTTGAAGGCTTAAAACCTCCCCGACCTTTAACCCACGATCTGTTTTTAAACACGGCGTTGGCCTTTCATATCAATGTCGTTGAAGTTTTTATCCATAAGCTGGAAGAAGGCATCTTTTATGCAGAACTTGTCTGCCAACAAAACGGGAATAAAATAACTGTCGATTCCCGCACTTCGGATGCTGTCGCCCTTGCCCTCCGTTTTGAATGCCCTATTTATACCACGGAGGATATTCTGGATAAAGCTGGCATTATCCTCGATTTCGAGGAAGAGGAAAGCTCCGGAGAAGAGAACCCGGATCCAGAGAAAGAAATGGTTGGGCCCGAAGAGGACGAAGATTCTGACTATTCTGTTTATTCTACCGAAGAGCTCAACACCATGCTCGACAAAGCTGTCTCGGAAGAGGATTACGAAAAAGCCTCAGAAATCAGGGACGAAATCCAAAGAAGAAAAAGGAAGAAGTAA
- the rplU gene encoding 50S ribosomal protein L21 has protein sequence MYAIVEIAGQQFKVEKDQKLFVHRLQNEEGADVEFDKVLLVDNEGEVKVGTPAVEGAKVTAKVLAHVKGDKVIVFKKKRRKGYRVKNGHRQSFTQIQIAEVVA, from the coding sequence ATGTACGCTATTGTAGAAATCGCCGGACAGCAGTTTAAGGTTGAAAAAGACCAGAAGCTTTTCGTACATCGTCTCCAGAATGAAGAAGGCGCTGACGTAGAATTCGACAAAGTATTGCTGGTTGACAACGAAGGCGAAGTAAAAGTTGGAACTCCCGCAGTGGAAGGGGCTAAGGTTACTGCCAAGGTGCTTGCACACGTAAAAGGTGACAAAGTAATTGTTTTCAAGAAAAAGCGCCGGAAAGGTTACCGGGTAAAAAACGGGCACCGTCAGTCTTTTACTCAAATTCAAATTGCTGAAGTAGTTGCGTAA
- the rpmA gene encoding 50S ribosomal protein L27: protein MAHKKGVGSSKNGRESESKRLGVKIYGGQVAKAGNILVRQRGTAHHPGANVGMGKDHTLFALIDGTVKFQKKRNNRSYVTVEPYVEDAE, encoded by the coding sequence ATGGCACATAAAAAAGGAGTAGGTAGTTCCAAAAACGGTCGCGAATCGGAAAGTAAACGACTGGGAGTGAAAATTTATGGCGGCCAGGTTGCCAAAGCTGGTAACATTTTGGTACGTCAGCGTGGTACCGCTCATCATCCGGGAGCTAACGTAGGTATGGGTAAAGACCACACCTTGTTTGCGCTGATTGACGGGACCGTAAAATTCCAGAAAAAACGGAACAACAGATCCTACGTAACGGTAGAACCGTATGTAGAAGATGCTGAATAA